DNA from Streptomyces sp. NBC_01476:
AAGAGCGCGCACTCGCGGGCCCAGCGGGGGACGATCTCCTCGCCGTCGGGGGAGTTGAGCCGCTTCGGCTTCAGCTCGGCGGCAGCCGCCTGCCACGGGTCGGAGCCGGGCGCCAGCAGGGCGACCCGTGCCTGCCAGGTGACCAGCCGCCCGCCCTTGTCCTTGCTGCGGACCGTGACAGTGGCCGCGCCGCCGTCGGTGAGGCCGGGCACCGGCTGCTCCCCGGGCCCGCCGACCAGGCAGAGCGCCCCGTCCACCCAGGCGTGCCAGACCGCCTGGCCGTTCACCCAGACCAGGCCGGACTTCTTGGTGGCCTCCTCGACCAGCGCGGTCAGTTCGGCCGGTTCGGCGGCAGAGGCGGCGCCTTTGGCGTCGGCGGCGTCGGGAGCGGTCGTCATGCGCCACACCCTAAAGGCTGCCCCGGCCGCACCCTCCGTCCGGGGAGCGGAACGACAGGTGCTCGGGGCCGTCACGGGCCTTACCCTGGGTGCCGGCCGTCGCCGGCGGCCCGCAACGCCCCCGAGGAGCCCCGTGACCGCCCCGCAGAGCACCGCCGCCCCCGCGGACCCGGGCACCGCGCCGGCGGGGCCCGGCGCGACCGGAGGCGTCCTGGCGGCGCGGCGGCTGGACTTCTCGCTCCTGGCCGTCGCCATCGCGGGCGTCTCGATGTCCGCCCCGCTGATCGCCTCCACCGCCGCGCCCGCACTGGCCATCGCCTTCTGGCGCAACGCCATGGCCGTCGGCGTGCTCAGCCCGGTCGCGCTCTGGCGGCACCGCGGCGAACTGCGGCACATGGGCGGCCGGGCGCTGGGGCTCTCGCTCGCGGCCGGCGTCGTCCTCGCGCTGCACTTCGGGATGTGGCTGCCCAGCCTCACCATGACCTCGGTGGCCACCTCCACCGCGCTGTGCACCACCACCCCGATCTGGACCACGCTCATCCTGCGCGCCCGCGGCCACCGCCCGCCGGGCCTGGTCTGGGCCGGCACGGTCCTGGCGGTGACCGGCGTACTGATCCTCACCGGCCTCGACCTGTCCACCGACACCCGCGCACTGGCCGGCGACGCGCTGGCGCTGGGCGCGGGCATGGCGGCGGCCGGCTACGTCCTGCTCGGCGCGGAGGTACGGCGCACCGCGAGCACCACCGCGTACACCGTCGTCTGTTACGGCACCACCGCCGTGGCGCTGCTCGGTGCCTGCCTGGTGTCCGGGTCGGCACTCGGCGGCTACGACGGGAGAACCTGGCTGAAGATCGCCGCTCTCACGGTGGTCGCCCAGCTGCTCGGGCACTCGCTGCTCAACCGGGTGGTGCGCGGCCTCGGCCCGGCCACCACCTCGACCGCGATCCTGCTGGAGACCCCGGGCGCCGCGCTCATCGCCGCCCTGTGGCTGGGCCAGACCCCGCCGGCCGCCGCGTATCCGGCGCTCGGCGTGATCCTCGCGGGCCTGGCCCTGGTGATCCTCGCCGACCGCCGGAAGACCGCCCCGGCGGCGTAGCGCTACAGCCAGCCGTTGCGGCGGAAGCCGCGGTGGATGGCGTAGCAGATCGCCACGATCCCGATGAGGACGGCCGGGTAGCCGAACTTCCAGCGCAGCTCCGGCATCGTGTCGAAGTTCATCCCGTACACACCGGTGATCATCGTCGGCACCGCCAGGATCGCCGCCCACGCGGTGATCTTGCGCATGTCCTCGTTCTGCACCACGGTCGCCTGGGCCAGATTGGCCTGCAGGATCGAGTTCAGCAGGTCGTCGAAGCCGGTGACCTGCTCGTGCACCCGGGCCACATGGTCGGCGACGTCACGGAAGTACTTCTGGATCTCCGGGTCGATCAGCCGCATCGGCCGCTCGCCGAGCATCTGCATCGGCCGCAGCAGCGGCGACACCGCCCGCTTGAACTCCAGCACCTCCCGCTTGAGCTGGTAGATCCGGCCCGCGTCGCCCCCGCGCAGCCCCTTGCCGTTCCCCGCGGAGAAGACATCGATCTCGACCTCGTCGATGTCGTCCTGCACCGCCTCGGTGACGGCCAGGTAGTCGTCGACCACCCGGTCGGCGATGGCGTGCAGCACCGCGGAGGGGCCCTTGGCGAGCAGCTCCGGGTCGTCCTCCAGCTGGTGCCGCAGCGAGCGCAGCGACCCGTGGCCGCCGTGCCGGACGGTGATCACGAAGTACTGGCCGGTGAAGACCATCACCTCGCCGGTCTCCACCACCTCGCTGGTGGA
Protein-coding regions in this window:
- a CDS encoding DMT family transporter, translating into MTAPQSTAAPADPGTAPAGPGATGGVLAARRLDFSLLAVAIAGVSMSAPLIASTAAPALAIAFWRNAMAVGVLSPVALWRHRGELRHMGGRALGLSLAAGVVLALHFGMWLPSLTMTSVATSTALCTTTPIWTTLILRARGHRPPGLVWAGTVLAVTGVLILTGLDLSTDTRALAGDALALGAGMAAAGYVLLGAEVRRTASTTAYTVVCYGTTAVALLGACLVSGSALGGYDGRTWLKIAALTVVAQLLGHSLLNRVVRGLGPATTSTAILLETPGAALIAALWLGQTPPAAAYPALGVILAGLALVILADRRKTAPAA
- a CDS encoding magnesium and cobalt transport protein CorA is translated as MSMIRDLRAVVRPTLRKNGESYDYGPAQDTSAVTSSAVVDCAVYRDGVRCSDNIGLREALRTVRAGRSAESCDGSDGFVWIGLHEPTEQEFAGIAQEFGLHPLAVEDAVHAHQRPKLERYDNSLFTVFKTIRYVEHAELTSTSEVVETGEVMVFTGQYFVITVRHGGHGSLRSLRHQLEDDPELLAKGPSAVLHAIADRVVDDYLAVTEAVQDDIDEVEIDVFSAGNGKGLRGGDAGRIYQLKREVLEFKRAVSPLLRPMQMLGERPMRLIDPEIQKYFRDVADHVARVHEQVTGFDDLLNSILQANLAQATVVQNEDMRKITAWAAILAVPTMITGVYGMNFDTMPELRWKFGYPAVLIGIVAICYAIHRGFRRNGWL